DNA sequence from the Treponema sp. OMZ 838 genome:
CGGTACTGGGGGCAACGACGATGGCATTTTTTTCATCTATTGTCAACAGATGTTCCAAGGCAGAGGCAAGCCATAAAAACCCGAAATCCCGATGATTGCCGGTCGGACCGTGGAACAGTTCCAGCAAAAAGAGGCGGTCATCAAGCTGGCGGAGCCGCGGGCTATAGGATTGAAACGCGGTTGCTGCGATACGTTCGGAGATAACCGGACTAATTTCTTCTTTGAGCAGAGCAGAGGTTAGTGAGCCTGCTATAGTCGAAAAAGCTGTCTGCTCATTCATGTGCAATATCCACGATCGTAAATCGTGTTCGGAGTAGGGAACATATAAACCGCCGTCGGCAGGCATACAATCAAAGATTGCATGTTTAAAGGAAACTGCATGTGTGCTGTTTCGAGTGCTGACTAACTTCATAGTTTCAAAGTGCTCCTTTATCAAGTCGGTATTTTTTAACAAAACCTTCCGGCTTGTAGCTCATTTTTGCATGGCGCAGCCCTTCGTCTCCCAAATCTTGCTCACGGTTGATGTATACGACGTGTTCGGGAAGTGATTGTGCAAAGGCATAGTTGATGTATTGATAGCTGCCTCGAAAATCGGTTCGTGCTTTTTCAAAATGGACAACAGCGGTAGCTCCCTGTGCTGCTAACTCGGCTAAACACCATGCGACCGGCACACCCTGTACATAGAGGATAAGGCTGAGAAAATCTGCTATTTGCGGCAATGCCAAGGCCTGCTGCGCAGCTTCGTAGTCGGTTTCTTGGAGATTGGTTTGCTCTGTTGCCCAGATGTCTAAAATTTTAGATGCGTCTTTTTTTGTATCTGTATCAAGCTTTTTTAACGTAAAATCAGGGTAATTACTCAAAAATCCGTTTACATGGTTCTTTTTTTATGTAATTGCTTTCCTGATAATGTACTTAATGAAAGACGGGTATAGAGGTAATCGAAATTATCTCGATCTTCGGTAGGCGGTTCTTTAAAATTTTGGAAAAAAGCTGCATTATCGGTTAAATATGATTCTGAGATCAACTTCCAGTAAGCACAGTCGTTCTGCAGTTCTTTAAGTGTTGCGAGCGGAAGTGGGTCTCCTATAATGAAGAAAAACGCTTTTTTCTGTTCTTCCCCTAAAAAGATCAAGGTGCGCTCATTAAATCTGCTTATTTTATATTTATACGTATTTCTAAAAAAATACAAACTTCCGAAGGTTAACTCTGACATACCGTCTTTCTGCTGCTGCAAATCGGCTTTAATGGCCTGTACAGCTTCAAGAGATAGCGGAGAAAATTCAGGATACCGCGCAATGACGTCCATGGCCGCTATGTTACTCTTTTATCAAAAAAATCGCAAGTTCTTTAGAAAAGATAAAATATGCGGACGAGGCGTTTAAAAATATTTATGAAAAACGCCTCTCTATCTAGGCTGTCAGATCCAATAGATAAGCCGATTCAGGCAAGGAAGAAGCATACCCGATGCTTTTTGAAAGCGTTATTTCCGTATGAATTTTAGTATTGACGTATTCAATCATTGCATCCAGCGTTTTTTCATCAGGTTTTGCTGTTAATAGCTTGTTTTCCCGTTCGTTTTCGCGCATTTTAACCAGCTGATCGATAAGCGTATTTAAAATCTTCAGCTTACCGATGCTGACGCCGTTTTGATCCTTAGTACGCGGCACCCCGGAAACATATTGAAAATGAGAATAAACAACTTGTTTGGTATCGACCGGAAGATATGCACGCCCTCCGGCCGAAATGTTCGTCATTGCCGCATAAGACAATGATGACAACGGTACATAATTCGATACCATACCGATCCCTCCACTATTCCAATAATCGGCATTTTCTTTATGTACTTTAGAATAATCTTATCATTTTAATGTAGCGACAGCTTGACCGGTGTCTTTTTGATATAAGCATCGAAGGTAACGCGCGCGGATCGATTTTCGTAGTAAGAAGCATATTGAATAATGATTTTCATCTTTTGATCTTCGTAGATGAAAGGCATCTCATCTGAGAAAGGCGTCTCGTCTGATATCTTTTCGGATTCTGCGCTCTCGGTTTTTAGCCGTGTATAAAAATCAAGCATTACTATCTGTCCATCTGTTTCATCGCTTATTTTTACCGATTTTCCGTCCGGTGTCATTGAAAATAAAAATGAACGATACCGGCATCGTGTATCACGGGGGATAGAGGAAGCTGGTATTGTATTTAAATCTAAATCAACTTTCACAAGAACAGCTTCGTATTCAGTGGTTTCGATAATTCGATCAATATTTTCAGGAGGCTGATTTTCTAACGGATAGTATCGATACAAGTATTCAGGACGGGGTGCGCTATCACTATTCCGATTTCTTTCGTGTATAAACTCTGTCAAATCATTACGAGGTCTGGTTATATTTTCCCTTTCAAAATAAGCATAATTATAGAATCCGATGACCGGAAAAAAGAGAATGATTGTGATAATTGCCGTTACGGTACGAAGCTTTGCAGTTATGTTTTTCCTGCTGAATACCGCAGCAAAAAAGTAAAGCGCCAAAAGGCCGTTTATTGCTATTTCGTGCAGCGGTAGTTTGTCGGACACACTAAAACCGATTCTATAACTCCTTGCAGTGATTGTTCGTTCGTGCAGCAAAGCGGCAATAAACAGGAGCGAGGCGGTACCGAGGATGCCGAGCATAAGCCGTACAATATTTTGCCGGTCTGTAAAATGCTGAATCATCAACAGACAGAGTACAATAGTGCCCAGCACAAGATAATATAACGGAAAATACATTACTTCAGTTAAACGTGGGAGTAGTGCATACTTTGCTAAGTACACAAGGCCGAGGATACCAAGCGGCAGCAGTAAAATAGGCAGCAGCTTTTGAAACATAAGGGTAAAAAATTTTGAGTGTACGAGCGGTTTTGAGTGGTATACGGCAAACACGGTCAGAGCTGTAACGGTTGCTGCCGTGTTGGTAATGCGGAAGATGATACTTTCGGTAAACACAATATTAAGATAAAAAATGGCATTAATCAAAGAGACGGTGACAAACAGTGTGCAGTATACAGCGCCGAAAAAGAGCAGCGAAACCAGAACATGAATAAACCGCAATTTAAATTCTTTCAGAAAGTCTTCCGCAGGGAAAAAGAAGATAAAAGCGCAGATGCAATATAAGTATATTAACGATAGATACACCAAATCAATGTTTTTATTGAGGGTCAAAAGACCGGTAAGATACATTGCAGTAAGTGCGGCTGTTTGGCAACAGAAGATTATCACTTTAGTGCGGACTGCCGCCGCTTTTATCTTGTCGTTACAGAGTAAAACGACCGAAAACGAAAATAGAAAATTCAAATGTATCGCATTCGGAATATATTTATAAAAGAGCTGCGATATACCTGCCGCTACTACAAAAAAGAATATGGACGGAGAACTTACGGCTGCTGCCCGTATACTCTGCATAATTTCGCTCATTCTTTCTTTGAATGTCATAGTCATTCTCCCTAAAAGTTTGTCCCTTTATCATATAGTATTATGTAGAGTCTGTAAAAGAATATGTACAAAACAATATCGGATTCTTTAAAAATTTTAAAGCCAATGGTATAATATTACTTATACTGAGTAAAATAGTATGGAGGTTCTCTGCTATGAAATTTATTATGGACGAAAGTATTGGCGCGCTTGGGATTAAAAGCATTGCGATTGGGATTGCAAAAAATGTAGATCCACAAGCTTCCTTATCAGAAGCCTTTTTAAAGAAGCAAAAAGAGATGGAAGAATGGGCATTGAAATGCGATGTTGATGAAGTATTCAATCATCCGGTCATTCAGGGATACACTGATATGCTGCAAAGCGTGGGGCGCAGTATCAAGAAATATATGCCGACCGTTCCGGCTCTTATCCGAAACATTCAGCACCGCGGTTCTATTCCGCATATTAATAGCGTTATCGATATTTACAACGTCGAGTCGTTACGTTCACTTTTGGCAATAGGCGGACACGACCTTGCTAAAGTAGACGGGCAGATAGAGTTTACCGTCAATAAAGAAGAAGGCGTTTTCCTTCCCATCCTATCCACGGAAAAGCATGTTGCTAAAACCGATTACGTGTACCGCGATTCAAAAGGTATTATGGCATGGCTGGATGTCCGGGATGGGGAACATTATAAATTTGATGACGGGACAAAAAATGCAATCTTTATCATTCAGGGAAATGCCAATACGTCCGCCGATATGCGTGTAGACGCGCTCAAGCGGATTCAAAGCGATTTAGCGGAGTGTATGCCCCAGTTGGAATTTGAGATACAGGTTATCGAGGGGTAATTCATAATGAGAAATTGAGTTTCTCTGTTTCCTGTACGGTTAAGCTGAATTTCAGAAATCGAAGGAGAGTTCTACCGCTCCGCAAGTTCCGGTTTTTTGAATAAGGAGATAGCCCAAAACGACAAAAAGAAGCGGAATGCTTCCCGATGAATTAAGCCGATATCAAGGGCGACGGCAACCAGCAAGGCCGACCGTATACCCAATTTGTTTTTACCGAATCCGATGAGCCAGTGTACAAAGGCTTCATCGTATTGGTAGTCTTGAATAAAATCGATGACGGTCTTTTTCAGCACGGGATCGCTCGTTTTTTTCGTTTCAAAGATTTCATCGAGTATATCGATGAAAAGAATAGATGGCGATTGTTTTTCGTTCCGGTATTTTTCAAACACATAATAAAAGTCGTTTTGGATACCCATTAACGATGCCAGTGCAAGCAGCGCTTCGTTTTCGATATAGGGCGGAACGGTGTCCCTGCGGAGAATATCCAGAATAAACATAGGAGAATTATCTGCATTAAAAAGCTCCAGTGCACGTATTCCTTTCAGTATCAGCGCGGGGTTTTCCGCTTGGGAAAGTATGGTGCCGATTTTAGGCTGGCTGTAGCTGTCGTTCAGCCGGGCAAGGGCGACCATCGCTTCTCCGGCAAGATAGTAGTCGTCGCTGTCGAGCGCTGCCCGTAAGGGGGTAACCGCCTGCTGCACATTGAATTTGGCGAGTATCCGCGCGGCGAGCGGCGCTGTGGTAAACGCCCCCTGTTCAAGCTCTTTCAACACTACATCGCGTACCTTCGCATTGATGGTATTCATCGAATAGAGCGCCCGTAATGCGTTCATCCGAATTGTAAACCGCGGAGATTCAAGGTAGTGCAGCAGCTGATCGCAGGATACCGATGAAGCAATTTCGCCGAGTTCGTTGAGGATTTTCTCCTCGGTTTCGATAGTCTCGCTTCGGTCTAATTTGTGCAGAAGGTTGAGTGCCTTCATATCGCGGGGAGAAAAGAGCACGGCAAGCGTTTCAAACACGCGGTAACTGCCGAGGTTCAAGAGTTTGCGCTGAAATACGATACCGATTGCGATAATGGCGATAACTATCAAGAAAAATATTTGATACGATTGCAGGTAGGAAAAACCTTGCACCCGCAAAAGGTCGAGTATCGTTCCGCCGAGGATGGAACCAGCGCCGCCGGTAATCGCAAGGATAAAGTAATAGAGCATACTTAAATCCATCAGCGCCTCTTCCGGTACCATCGCGAAGAAATATGCTTGCGACGAATTATCCTGCCCGACAAAACCGACATTGCTGATCATTGTAAATAAAATGAGGAAAACGGTACTGACTATTCCGGCGCTTGCAAGTCCCGGCGCAAAGAAAGCCGGTATCAACGAAAGGGCGCTGATTGCACTGAAAATGATAAAGATCGGTTTAGCGCCGATGCGGTCGATAATCAGATGCATTAAAAGCCCGACGCTGAGTGCACCTACAAGTGAGTACACGGATAAGATGGTCGCAGCGCTGTCTCGTCTACTGTAAACCTCTTTTGCATACACAATGATAAACGGGCGGATCATCGCAATACCGAGACTGATAATAAAGAACGCCAACACGAACCGTCTGAAGTTTGCATCTTTAAAGGCATCACGAATGTGCCTCAAAAAAGTAGAGCCTTGGCGCGGAGTCGTATTGTCTTTCCGCTTTTGACGGTTCGGCTTTGCGGACTCCGGTTCCGGTATTCTAAACAGCAGGATAGAGGCGATAAAGCCGAGCAGTATGCCGATCATGCTGGCAAGGTTATAGCTTTGTACCGAAGGATCCCGCCGTAAAAGCCACGCGAGCAAA
Encoded proteins:
- a CDS encoding MFS transporter, with the translated sequence MNEQLSAYKIKQGRRIYDIYNIFNSFSFALVTGNTVTLYALFLKANTTVVGLLTAFMYLSFFAIPLGKLMVMRFSIMQTFGSTWLLRTASLLPLLAIPFLVSAGHDQYALYCLLLAVGLFNFFRGVGMIANNPVIRILAPGKDRSSYIVRLSLINNLAALLATVLLAWLLRRDPSVQSYNLASMIGILLGFIASILLFRIPEPESAKPNRQKRKDNTTPRQGSTFLRHIRDAFKDANFRRFVLAFFIISLGIAMIRPFIIVYAKEVYSRRDSAATILSVYSLVGALSVGLLMHLIIDRIGAKPIFIIFSAISALSLIPAFFAPGLASAGIVSTVFLILFTMISNVGFVGQDNSSQAYFFAMVPEEALMDLSMLYYFILAITGGAGSILGGTILDLLRVQGFSYLQSYQIFFLIVIAIIAIGIVFQRKLLNLGSYRVFETLAVLFSPRDMKALNLLHKLDRSETIETEEKILNELGEIASSVSCDQLLHYLESPRFTIRMNALRALYSMNTINAKVRDVVLKELEQGAFTTAPLAARILAKFNVQQAVTPLRAALDSDDYYLAGEAMVALARLNDSYSQPKIGTILSQAENPALILKGIRALELFNADNSPMFILDILRRDTVPPYIENEALLALASLMGIQNDFYYVFEKYRNEKQSPSILFIDILDEIFETKKTSDPVLKKTVIDFIQDYQYDEAFVHWLIGFGKNKLGIRSALLVAVALDIGLIHREAFRFFLSFWAISLFKKPELAER
- a CDS encoding B3/4 domain-containing protein; translation: MKFIMDESIGALGIKSIAIGIAKNVDPQASLSEAFLKKQKEMEEWALKCDVDEVFNHPVIQGYTDMLQSVGRSIKKYMPTVPALIRNIQHRGSIPHINSVIDIYNVESLRSLLAIGGHDLAKVDGQIEFTVNKEEGVFLPILSTEKHVAKTDYVYRDSKGIMAWLDVRDGEHYKFDDGTKNAIFIIQGNANTSADMRVDALKRIQSDLAECMPQLEFEIQVIEG